A single Oncorhynchus nerka isolate Pitt River linkage group LG10, Oner_Uvic_2.0, whole genome shotgun sequence DNA region contains:
- the ascc1 gene encoding activating signal cointegrator 1 complex subunit 1: protein MEILRPSLINISGRVYRRNTIKEDQYEEGEEDDSYMGPPASEQFDEEEEFCDSHSIEQTDKGFSCAIDVPSVLYKYIIGRKGETRRRLEADTKTDIHIPKQGVEGQIVITGSQKAAVSSAVTRVELLVQSFRKKQPFTHFLSFALNHPQVQDGFLRFKEEVLEQCSQDHGVDGSIFQNPAKLHLTVGTLALLNDQEVAQACKQLQHCQDFIKTITEGKPLLLEVTGIEYMNDDPAMVDVLYAKVQVKDGSDKLQTIVERLVDHFVSSGLMVREWDRVKLHGTVMNTLFRKDASAEAGGGRQQNMKEREAFDARNILKSFGSYHFGEFDLSAVQISQRYSTDCTGFYTSAGLLNFS from the exons ATGGAAATCTTACGTCCATCATTGATCAACATAAGTGGAAGAGTATACAGAAGAAATACCATCAAAGAAGACCAGtatgaagagggggaagaggacgaCTCCTACATGGGACCACCAG CAAGTGAACAGTTTGACGAAGAAGAAGAGTTCTGTGACAGCCACTCCATAGAACAGACTGACAAAGGTTTCAGCTGTGCCATTGATGTCCCAAGTGTTCTTTACAa ATACATCATCGGAAGGAAAGGAGAGACGCGTAGAAGACTCGAGgcagacacaaagacagacatCCACATTCCAAAACAAGGAGTGGAAGGACAGATCG TGATCACTGGCTCCCAGAAGGCCGCGGTGTCCTCTGCCGTGACTCGTGTCGAGCTCCTGGTGCAGAGCTTTCGCAAGAAGCAGCCGTTCACCCACTTCCTGTCGTTCGCTCTTAACCACCCTCAGGTTCAGGATGGATTCCTGAGGTTTAAAGAGGAGGTGTTGGAGCAGTGTTCTCAG GACCACGGAGTAGATGGAAGCATCTTCCAGAACCCTGCTAAGCTCCATCTAACAGTCGGCACCCTGGCTCTGCTGAACGACCAGGAAGTGGCCCAGGCATGTAAACAACTCCAGCACTGTCAGGACTTTATCAA GACCATAACAGAAGGGAAGCCTCTCCTGCTGGAGGTGACAGGGATTGAGTACATGAACGATGACCCAGCCATGGTGGATGTCCTGTATGCCAAGGTCCAAGTGAAAGATGGTTCAGACAA GCTGCAGACCATTGTGGAGCGGCTGGTGGACCACTTTGTTTCCTCGGGGCTGATGGTCAGAGAATGGGACAGAGTGAAACTGCACGGCACAGTGATGAACACTCTGTTCAGGAAGGATGCTTCAG CCGAAGCCGGAGGAGGAAGGCAGCAGAACATGAAGGAGCGGGAGGCCTTCGATGCCaggaacatattaaag AGCTTTGGGTCGTACCATTTTGGGGAGTTTGATCTGAGTGCGGTCCAGATTTCCCAGAGGTATTCTACCGACTGCACTGGTTTCTACACCTCCGCTGGCCTTCTGAACTTCTCCTGA